The sequence AGACCATCGCGCCCGGCGGGCACTCCTGCATGGCCCGGCCCCGTACGGTCACCAGCTCGGCGGCGTCCGCGAGTCGCAGGACACCGGACAGCGCGGCGGCCGTGATCTCGCCCAGGCTGTGTCCGGCGAGCGCCACCGGGGCGGGGCCCAGTGCGGTGAGCGCCGTCGCCGCCGCGTACTCGACGCAGAACAGCGCGGGCTGCGCCAGCTCCGTACGGGCCAGTTCACCGGCCGGGAAGTCCGTCGCGAACAGGGCGGACCGCAGCCTTGCCGCCGGCGCGGGGCCGAAGTGCGCCAGGCACTCCTCCAGCGCCTCGGCGAACCCGGGCAGCGCGTCCCGCAGCGGCAGGGCCATGCCCGGGTACTGGCTGCCCTGGCCGGGCAGCAGGAGGACCACGGGCGGCGGTGACCCGGCCGCCCGGACGGGGGCGGCCCGCAGCGCCTTTGCGAGCTCGCGGTGCGTGCGCCCCACGACGGCCGTGCGGTACGGGAGACGGGGCCGCCCGGTGGCCAGGGTGTGGGCGACGTCGGTGAGCGACACGGCGGCCAGTTCCTCGGGCAGCCGGTCGGCGAGCCGCCGGGTGGTCCGGCCGAGAGCCTCGGGGCTCGCGGCCGAGAGCAGGAGGAGGCGGTCGCCCGCGCGGTCCGGCTCCGCCTCGCCGGTCGGAAGCCGGGGTGGTGGCTGCTCGACGATGACATGGGCGTTCGTGCCGCCGATGCCGAAGGAGCTGACTCCCGCGCGGCGGGGGCCGGCCGGTCCGCCGGACCAGTCCTGGCGTTCGGTCGGCAGGCGCAGAGGTGAACCCGCCTGCTCCAGAAGAGGGTTGAGCGTGCGGAACCCGGCCACCGGCGGCACCTGGCCGTCGCGCACGACCAGCAGGGCCTTGACGAGCGAGGTGAGGCCCGAAGCGGCGTCGAGGTGGCCGATGTTGGCCTTGACCGCGCCGAGCGCGATCTGTCCCGGTCCCGCGCCGAGCTCGCCGAGGACGGCCGAGGCCGCCGACCACTCGATGGGGTCGCCGACCCGCGTTCCCGTGGCGTGCGCCTCCAGATAGCCGAGGGAGGCGGCGTCGATGCCGGCGGCGGCGAGGGCGGAACGGATGACCGCCTCCTGGCCGGTGGCCGACGGGGCCTGGTAACCGGCCTTCGCGGAACCGTCGTTGTTGACGGCCGTGCCGAGGATGACCCCGTAGGCGTCCGCGCCCTCGGCGACCGCGTCCTCGTACGGGCGGAGCACCACGGCGACCACACCCGATCCGGCGAGCGTGCCGTCGGCCTCCGCGTCGAAGGGCCGGCACTCGCCCGACGCGGACAGGATGCCGCCCGGCAGATGCACGTGCCCCGTCTGCGGGAAGTCGACGGCCGCCGCGACGACCACGGCCTGTTCGCACTCGCCGTTCAGCAGCGCCTGGACGGCGAGGTGCACCGCGACGAGGGAGGAGGAGCAGGCGGTCAGGACGCTGAGGGCGGGGCCGGTGAGGCCGAGCCGGTAGGCGATGCGCGTGGCCATGTAGTCGGGCTCGTTGGCGCGCAGGGCCTCTTCGACCCCGGCCGCGTCCAGCGTGCCGGACGTGAGCATCGCGCGCAGGTACGCGCTGCTGCTCGCCGAGGCGTAGACCCCGGTGACCCGGGACTCGGAGGTCGGGTCGCACCCCCCGTCCTCCAGTGCCGTCCAGGCCGCCTCCAGCATCAACCGGTGCTGGGGGTCCATGAGTTCGGCCTCGCGCGGGCTGATCCCGAACAGCTCGTGGTCGAACCGGTCGGCGTCGTCGAGGAGCCCCCGCACCGGTACGTAGTCCGGGTCGTCGAGCACCGGGGCGGCCTCGCCCGCGGCCAGCAGGCCCGCCCGGTCGAGGCGACTGGTGAGGATCTCCCCGCGCAGCAGCGCCTGCCACCAGGAGGCGATGTCGGCGCTGCCGGGGAAGCGTCCGGCCATGCCGGTGACGGCGATGTCCAGGGAGCGGTCGCGGTCCGGGTCCGGTCCGGCGGTCAGGTCGGCCGCCGGACCGGGGGCGGCGTGCGGACCGGGGAGGGGGCCCGCCCCGGCGGGGGTGGGCGGTGCGGGGAAGGCGTCCGGGCCGGTGAGGGGGTGCGGTGCGCCGGGCCTGTCGGGCGTGGGCCCGTCGAGTGCGGGCGGTGCGGCGGTCATCAGGCTGCTCCTGCTCGACGCGGCGGCGGCGGGCGCGGGCGGCGCGCTCCTGCCGGGCCCGCTGCGCGCGGCCGGTGTCCGGGGTGGCGGGGCCCGTGCCCGCCGTGGCTCCCTCGCGGACCAGTTCGGCCTGGGCGGTCACGGTGGTGCGGCGGAACAGCTCGACCACGGAGGGCTGCACACCGGCGTGCCGTCCGAGTGCTTCCTGGAGCCGGATGATCAGCAGGGAGTGGCCCCCGAGGTCGAAGAAGTTCACATCGGCGGGGACGGTGGCGATCTCCAGCACCTCCGCCCACGCGGCGGAGACCTGGGCGACGGGGTCCGCCACCGGCGCCTTGCCTGCCGGGGCAGGTTCCCCGCCGGCCGGGCCGCCGGGCGCCGCCGGGCCGGGTTCGCCGCCGCGGCAGCGCGCCGCCGGGTCCGGGAGGGCCGCGAGGGCCGCGCGGTCCGCCTTGCCGTTGACCGTGAGGGGGAAGGAGTCCAGCGCCCGCAGCCGGGCCGGGACGGCCGCCTCCGGCAGCACCCGTGCCAGGCTCTCGCGTACGGCGGGGAGGGCGTCGGGCGCGTCCGTGACGACGAACCCGGTCAGCCGCGACCCTGCCGCGTCCACCACGGCCACCGCGTCCCGGATGCCCTGGCAGGATCGCAACGCGGCTTCCACCGCGCCGAGTTCGACGCGATGGCCGCGGATCTTGACCTGGTTGTCGCGGCGCCCGAGGAACTCCAGTCCGCCCGATGCGCTCCACCGCACCATGTCCCCGGTGCGGTACATCCGGGGGGACGCGCCGGACGCCGTGGCCTCGGCGAACGGGTCCGGGGTGAAGACGCGCGCGGTGGCCTCGGGGCGGTCGAAGTAGCCGCGGGCGACTCCGGCGCCGCCGATGTACAGCTCGCCCGTGGTGCCGCGCGGCACCGGACGGCCGGCCTCGTCCAGGACGTACAGCCGGACTCCGGGCACGGGACCGCCGATGTCGACCGGACCGGGCTCCTCGAACCGCCGGTAGCTGGACCATACGGTCGCCTCGGTCGGCCCGTACTCGTTGACGAGGGCGGTGCCGGAGCCGAAGGTCCGGAAGTGACGCCGGACCAGGGCCTCGGGCAGCGGCTCCCCGGCCGTGACGACCGTGGTGAGCGAGGCGAGGCGGGGGTGGCCGTCCTGTTCGGCGGCGGCGAGGAGCGCGTCGTACAGGGAGGGGACGCCCAGCAGATGCGTCACACCGTGGCGCTCGACGAGGCCGAGCAGGGCCCGGGGGTCGCGGTACTCGTCCGGTCCGGCGACGACCAGCAGCCCGCCCGCCGTCAGCGTGCCCCAGAGGCCGGCCACCGAGGAGTCGAAGGCGAGCGGGGAGAGCAGCAGGAAGACGGGCTCGCCGGGATAGACCTCGCGACGGGCCAGCGTGGACGCGGACAGCTGCTGGTGCTCGACGACGACGCCCTTGGGCGCACCGGTGGATCCGGAGGTGTAGATGAGGTACGCCGCGTCCTGCGGGGCGGCCGGTGCGGGAGGCATGACGTCCCCGTGGTCGCGCACGTCCGCGCCGTCGACACGCAGCACCCGGGGGGAGTCCCGGGGCACCCGGTGCGCGGTGTCCCCGGTCACCAGGACGGCGGCGACACGGGCGTCGGCGAGGACCGCGGCGATCCGCTCGTCCGGGTTCGCCGGATCGACCGGGACGTAGGCGGCCCCGGCGCGCATCGCGCCGAGCGCCGCGGCGACCATCGCCGTCGAGCGGTCGGCGAGGATGCCGACGCGCTCCCCGGCGGTGATCCCGGCGCTCGCCAGCCGGGCGGCGATCCGCCCGGCCCAGGCGTCGAGTTCGCCCCGGCCGATGCGGTCCTCGCCGCAGACGACGGCGGCGCGGCCGGGGGCGGCGGCGGCGAGCGCGGCCACCTGGGCGGGCACGGCCGTGCGGCCGGTCTCCGGCAACGGGGCCCCGGTCCCGAGGTCGAGCGGAGCCCGCCGGTCGGTCGTGGCGAGGGCCTCGTCGGTTCCCTGCCGGAACTCCTCGTTGCGGCCCCCGGCCGGGGGCCGTCCGTGGTCTGCGGCGGACGGCGATGACATCTGAACTCCTTGGGTGACGGTCGGGACGCGGGGCGGCGGGGTCAGTCGGCCAGCGTCATCGTGAGATGGATGCGCTCGGTGCCGCCCGCGTTGTAGGCGGAGTGGTGGCGCAGGGTGTTGAGGATGTGGATGCGGCCGTCGGTGGGCACGTGGTAGGTGTGGCCGCTGCGGAAGAGCAGCCGGCTGTCCTCGTTGGTCGTGATCGACACATGGGCGACCCGGGAGTGGTCGGTGTGCATGTGGTAGATCTCGCCCGGGTTCAGCGTGACCAGCCGCATCCGGCCCGCACGGAAGGGGAGTTGGCGGTACAGCTCGTAGAAGTAGGTGTCCTTCAGCGCTTCGTTGAAGAACGCGAACTCCCGCTCCTCGAAGTTCTTCTCGCCGGTCTGCTGGTTGAACTGGCCGGTGCCCGCGTCGCGCCACGGGTCCTCGGCCCCGGCGCGGTGGGTCAGGCCCAGTCGCCGCAGCCGGTCCTCGGGCTTGCCCGACGGCGCGTCCGGGAGGCGGTCGAGGTACTGCGCGTAGGCCCTGACGATCTCGTCGTGGTCGAGCCGGACGGAGTCGACGATCTCGACCAGGTCGGTGTCGACGGTGCTGAGGGTGGGCGTGGCCATGGTGATCTCCGAGTTCTCCGGGCGGTGGTCGCCCGGACGGTGGTGGAAGGCCCGGGAGGCCGGGGGAGGGACGAGGGGCGGGGCGGGAAGGGCGGCGGGCGCGCCGGGGCGCGGTGCGTCGCCGGGTCAGGCGGAGCTGACCTCGTACGTCCTGGGCAGCGGTGACGTGCGGACCGCCCAGGCGACGAGCGGCCGGCTGACGAGGCCGACGAGGAGGAACAGCGCGCCCAGCAGGAACCAGCCGGGCCGGCCCATGCTGAGGGCGAGGAGCCCCAGCAGGGCGGGGGCCAGGGCCTCCGCGACGCCGCTGCCGAGTCCGAAGACTCCGGAGTACTGGCCCTGCGCGTGCGGGGCGGCGAGTCCGAAGGAGTACTCCATGGCTGCGGCGGCGTGCCACAGCTCCCCGAGCGTGTAGACGGCCGTGGCCGCGACGAGGAGGGCCGCCGCGACCCAGGTGGAGACGGATCCGGCCGCCATCATCAGCAGCAGCCCGGCGGCCACGGCGAGGCCCGCCCAGCGCATCCGGGTGCCCGCGGAGGCGGGGTCGGAGACGTTCTTGCTGACCGCGACCTGGAGCGTGATGACGAGCACGGTGTTGAGCACCAGCACCCCGGAGACCATCCAGCGGGGCGCGTCGGTGTGCTCGACGATCCACAGCGGCAGGAGGAACGTGGGCACCGCGAAGTGCAGGGACATCAGGCAGTTGAGGACGGTCGCCGCCAGGTAGGGGCGGTCCCGCAGGGCGTCCCAGCGGCCGCTCAGCGGCGGTACGGGGATGCGCGGCGGGCGGGGGAGCCGCAGCAGGGCCAGCGCGCAGCCCGCGAAGGCCAGCGCGCGTCCGCCGACCAGGCTGAGGTAGGCGGGTGCGGTGTCGAGCTGGATGGCCACGCCCGCGCCGAGCGCGCCGAGCGAGATGCCGAGGTTGGTGGCGGCCCGCAGGTAGGCGCGGAAGCGGGCGGGGTCCTCGCCGCCGAAGGCGCGGATCAGGGGCGCCCGGCTGGATTTGTCGGCGGCGAAGACCACCCCGGTGAGGACCGAGATGAGGACGAACGACCAGAAGGCGTCGACCAGCAGGAAGCAGCCCATGAAGACCGTGCCCGCGGACATGACCCCGATCTGGGTCTCCCGGGCGCCCCAGCGGTCGGCGATCCGGCCGCCGAGGATGCCCGCGACCAGGCCGACCATCGCCCCGGCGAACAGCCCGAACGCGACCTGGGACATCGGCAGGTGCACGACCCGGGTGAAGTAGAGGGCGCTGGAGGACATGAACATGCCGCTGCCGAGGGCGTTCACGAAGGTCGCTCCGGCCAGGACGCGCCGGGGGCCCCGGTCGGGCAGGAGACGGGCGATCGGCCCGGGACGGCCGGCGGGTGCTTCCGCCGGCGGTTTCGCGGTCAGTGCCACAGCGGGTCCCGGAAGTCGGCGTCGGGGCGGGTCTCGCGTCCCCAGGCCCGTAGTTCGCGGCCGGTGACGTTCTGCGGGGCGACGACCAGACGGGCGTCGAACCAGGCGCGCACCTCGTCGAACCGGGCGGCCAGCTCGTCCTCGTCGGCGGCCGACACCAGGACCTGGCCCATCCGGTGGTTGGTGTTGTCGATGTCCCCGAGGAAGGTGCCGCCCGCCGGGAACTCCACCCGGGCGAACTCGACGCCCGGCAGCTCGCACAGCTCTGCCGGGGTGGGGCAGGAGAACAGCGTCCCGGCCCGGCCCTTGAGGTAGGTGGTGCCGAACAGGCCCTGATGGTGGTCGACTTCGGCGCGGGGTTCTTCGCCCAGCGCGCTGAACAGGGCGACTTCGCCGAGGTGCACGCCGAACTTCGCCCGGACCTGCTCGTGCAGCAGTGCGCCGCCGCGCCGGGCCGCGCACTCGCTGAAGGTGAGGCGGCCGGTCCCGGGGTCGTGGAAGAGTTCCATGTGGAAGACGCCGTCCCGCAGTCCGAGCGCCTCCAGACAGCGGCGGACCACCGGTTCGGCCCGGTCGTAGGCCCAGGTCTCGGACTTGGGGTCGAAGTGCCGCATCCACAGCGGCGTCTGCTCGTCGATCATGGTGAGGCAGGGAGCGCCGTACCGGCCGACGGCCAGGAAGCGCAGTTCGCCTTCGTACAGGTAGCCGTCGGCGATCCACTCCTCGCCGCCGACGTACTCCTCCAGGACGAAGGTGCGCTGCGCGGTGCGGTCGGTGCGGTAGCGGCGGCTCAGCGCGGCGAGGGCTTCGGGGCTCTCGACGACGGCGGTCCGCGCGGTCGCCGCGCCTGCCACCGGCTTGAGCACGGCCTTCTCGTACACCCACGGGACGCCGGAGACGTCGTGCACGTCGTCGACGACGGTGACGCGGGCGGTGGGCACCCCGGCCTCGGAGACCTTCCGCTTCTGGAGGGACTTGTCGCGGAAGTGGACGGCGGTCGCCGGATCGAGGGCGCGGCAGCCCAGGTGGGCGGCGAGGACGCCCGCCGTCACCAGGCCCCATTCGTCGGAGGTGTGGACGGCGTCGAACCGGTGCTCGCCGAGTCCGGCCCGGTGCAGGGCCATCAGGATGGCCTCCGGGCTGTTCTGGTCGTCGACGAAGAGCCGGTCGAGCTGCGGCGGAATCTCGGCGAGGCCGTGGTCGTAACCGCCGGGTCCCTGGACGACGACCGCCGGGATGCCGTGGCGTACGCAGGCCTGCATCACGTACTTGTCGGTGCCCAGCAGCAGGATGCGGGGGCCCGCGTCGGCCACGCGGTAGACAGCGTCCTTGAGGTCCTGGATACGGGCGTGGTCCGCGCGGATCGTCGCGAGGTCGGGGGCGGTCAGGAAGATCCGCAGCGGGCTGGTGAGCAGGTCGGCCGTGGGGCTGATCCGCTTGCCCGGCGTGAGTTTGACGCCGACCAGGTGGACGCTGGGCAGGGCCGCGATACGGTCGACGGCCTCCTGGTCCACGGACTCCACGACGCCGTCGCGGTCCGTCCGGGTGCTGTGGACGGCGGCCGCGGCGCGCGGGGAGTAGACGCGGCCCGCGTAGCGGCGCGTGAACTCCTCTGGGCGGGCGTGGGCGAGGGCGGTGAGGTCCGCCTGGTTCGTGCCGAGGCACCGGTCGTGGAAGCCGGGGTTCATGTTGCCGTTGAGCCGGGCGCCGATCTCGACGAGGGCCGGGCCCTCGGGGGTCATGATGACCTCGGCGTGGGCGGGGCCGAGGCGGATGCCGAGGGCCTCCAGCACCGTGTCCACGTAGGCGATCAGCTCGGGGACCGGGTCGGCGTCCGGCGCGAGGAGCACGTCGAGGTCGTAGATGTTCTTGCCACCGGGCAGGATCCGCTTCTCGTACTCCCAGACCCCGCACACGTAGCGCTCGCCGTCGACGCTGACGGTGTCGACGATGTACTCGGTGCCGTCCAGGAACGACTGGGCGAGGGCCTCGGTGTTGGGCCGGTCGAAGATGTCCGTGGAGCCGATCACCGCGCGGGCCGCGGCCAGCACCTCGGCCCGGTCGTGGCAGCGGTAGACGTGGTCCGTGGAGGCCGAGCTGAGGGGCTTGACGACGACGGGGTACGAGCCGTTGTGCTCGGCCCAGTCGGCGAGGGCCTGCGGATCGTCGCTCTTGCACTGGTCGGCGCAGCGCACCCCGGCCCGGCGCAGTGCCTCGATCATCTCGTACTTGTCGCGGCGGGCGGTGGACAGCGCGGTGCCGTTGCCGGGCAGCCCCAGGCGTTCGCCCAGCGCGTCGGCGAGCGGGACTCCGGGTTCCTGGCCGGCGAGGACGGCCACCGGAGCGAGCCGGGCCAGGGCCTCGGCCGTCCGCTCGAAGGCGTCGGGAGGGCAGGTGAGGCCCGTCCGGTAGGCGCCGAGGTCCGGCTGGAGCATCGTCGTCATGGGCTCGGCGGTGCTGTGGACGTGCACCACGTCGATGCCGAGGCGGGCGAAGGCCGGGGGCAGGAAGGTACCGGTCGAGTACCCGTCCACGATCACCGCGGTCCTGCCCGCCTGAGCGGGGGGCGAGTCGGAAGCCATCGAATCCATCACTCTCTGTGCGGGGGCGGGCATGGGGCGTTCGGTCACACGGTGGGCGGAACGGGCCAGCCGATGTCGCCGTCCGCGAGGGCGCGCGCGTCCGTGCCCGGAGTCGGTGCGGGCCAGCCGATGTCGGTCGCGACGACGGACCCGGCGGGCGGAACCGGCCGGTGGAGGTCCGACGTCACCCCGGCCGCGACGGCGAACAGGGCCACGAAGGCGAAGACGCCGGCGGTGATACGGATCCGGGTGACACGCAGGAAGGACTGCACAAGGACTCCTAGGCGGAAGCGAAAGAACCAGGTGCGGCGCGCAGTGGGCAGCGCCGCTTGCCGAGGAAGCTAGTCCAGCGGTCACTGGCTTGGCAAGATATTGCCAGAAGCTTGGCAATCATCCTCGGCCGTTGAGGCGCACAATCCCCGCCAACTCCGTCTACATCTGGGGCAAGAATTTGCCCGCCCCACCCGACTCTGGCTAGCCTCGTCATCAATCACCGGACCAAGGCGCGCATGCGGGCACCCCCCTTCCGCTTCCCCCCTCCCGGTGCGACCTTTGGGGTTGATCACGTGTTGGAACAGCCTTACTTCGGGCGGCGACTGAAGCAGCTGCGGAGTGAGCAGGGCCTGTCCCAGGCCGCGCTCGCCGGCGATGGCATGTCCACCGGCTATGTGTCCCGGCTGGAGTCCGGCGCACGGCAGCCGACCGCGCGCGCCGTGCAGCACCTGGCCTCCCGGCTGGGCATCGGCGTCGCGGCCTTCGAGGAGGAGGGCCCCGCCGACTCGCTGGCGCAGGCCTTGGCCATCGCCGCTTCGGCCACGTCCGAGACGGCCATCGAGGCGCTGGAGCGCGCGCTGTACCCGGGTGAGGGGCAGGACCCCCTGCTGCGCTGGCAGGGCCTCTGGCTCGTGGCGCAGGGGCGGCGGCAGCACGGAGACCACGCCAGGGAGCGGGTCGTCCTG is a genomic window of Streptomyces sp. YPW6 containing:
- a CDS encoding type I polyketide synthase; its protein translation is MTAAPPALDGPTPDRPGAPHPLTGPDAFPAPPTPAGAGPLPGPHAAPGPAADLTAGPDPDRDRSLDIAVTGMAGRFPGSADIASWWQALLRGEILTSRLDRAGLLAAGEAAPVLDDPDYVPVRGLLDDADRFDHELFGISPREAELMDPQHRLMLEAAWTALEDGGCDPTSESRVTGVYASASSSAYLRAMLTSGTLDAAGVEEALRANEPDYMATRIAYRLGLTGPALSVLTACSSSLVAVHLAVQALLNGECEQAVVVAAAVDFPQTGHVHLPGGILSASGECRPFDAEADGTLAGSGVVAVVLRPYEDAVAEGADAYGVILGTAVNNDGSAKAGYQAPSATGQEAVIRSALAAAGIDAASLGYLEAHATGTRVGDPIEWSAASAVLGELGAGPGQIALGAVKANIGHLDAASGLTSLVKALLVVRDGQVPPVAGFRTLNPLLEQAGSPLRLPTERQDWSGGPAGPRRAGVSSFGIGGTNAHVIVEQPPPRLPTGEAEPDRAGDRLLLLSAASPEALGRTTRRLADRLPEELAAVSLTDVAHTLATGRPRLPYRTAVVGRTHRELAKALRAAPVRAAGSPPPVVLLLPGQGSQYPGMALPLRDALPGFAEALEECLAHFGPAPAARLRSALFATDFPAGELARTELAQPALFCVEYAAATALTALGPAPVALAGHSLGEITAAALSGVLRLADAAELVTVRGRAMQECPPGAMVSLATGEQRALDLAERFASSTASGHAHGRLELAAVNTDESVVLAGPVETVDAFEAWLGDGRTARRLRTSHAFHTGMLDPAAVRLREAVRGLALGRPTLPYLSNVTGGLLPAGSTVEPGSFAEQARATVRFATGLAAVARAFPGAVAIETGPGKALSGMAEAAGLTAVPLAAGRTGRPAAETALALADLWSRGLPLDPAALTAPGRPAHLPGHVFAGPRLLAAAAGARRSPAAMAPHPPTAEGQTPPPAPTALPAPAPVPAAASASGATSAVAVAVASSPTPTPTSASASASASASAATVAARWTELLGWSDLSADSDFFDLGGDSLLVVRLARRLGEDLGVRVPVRALMTASTLAGQTALLDSLVPAGERR
- a CDS encoding MFS transporter, with the protein product MALTAKPPAEAPAGRPGPIARLLPDRGPRRVLAGATFVNALGSGMFMSSSALYFTRVVHLPMSQVAFGLFAGAMVGLVAGILGGRIADRWGARETQIGVMSAGTVFMGCFLLVDAFWSFVLISVLTGVVFAADKSSRAPLIRAFGGEDPARFRAYLRAATNLGISLGALGAGVAIQLDTAPAYLSLVGGRALAFAGCALALLRLPRPPRIPVPPLSGRWDALRDRPYLAATVLNCLMSLHFAVPTFLLPLWIVEHTDAPRWMVSGVLVLNTVLVITLQVAVSKNVSDPASAGTRMRWAGLAVAAGLLLMMAAGSVSTWVAAALLVAATAVYTLGELWHAAAAMEYSFGLAAPHAQGQYSGVFGLGSGVAEALAPALLGLLALSMGRPGWFLLGALFLLVGLVSRPLVAWAVRTSPLPRTYEVSSA
- a CDS encoding ATP-grasp domain-containing protein; the encoded protein is MASDSPPAQAGRTAVIVDGYSTGTFLPPAFARLGIDVVHVHSTAEPMTTMLQPDLGAYRTGLTCPPDAFERTAEALARLAPVAVLAGQEPGVPLADALGERLGLPGNGTALSTARRDKYEMIEALRRAGVRCADQCKSDDPQALADWAEHNGSYPVVVKPLSSASTDHVYRCHDRAEVLAAARAVIGSTDIFDRPNTEALAQSFLDGTEYIVDTVSVDGERYVCGVWEYEKRILPGGKNIYDLDVLLAPDADPVPELIAYVDTVLEALGIRLGPAHAEVIMTPEGPALVEIGARLNGNMNPGFHDRCLGTNQADLTALAHARPEEFTRRYAGRVYSPRAAAAVHSTRTDRDGVVESVDQEAVDRIAALPSVHLVGVKLTPGKRISPTADLLTSPLRIFLTAPDLATIRADHARIQDLKDAVYRVADAGPRILLLGTDKYVMQACVRHGIPAVVVQGPGGYDHGLAEIPPQLDRLFVDDQNSPEAILMALHRAGLGEHRFDAVHTSDEWGLVTAGVLAAHLGCRALDPATAVHFRDKSLQKRKVSEAGVPTARVTVVDDVHDVSGVPWVYEKAVLKPVAGAATARTAVVESPEALAALSRRYRTDRTAQRTFVLEEYVGGEEWIADGYLYEGELRFLAVGRYGAPCLTMIDEQTPLWMRHFDPKSETWAYDRAEPVVRRCLEALGLRDGVFHMELFHDPGTGRLTFSECAARRGGALLHEQVRAKFGVHLGEVALFSALGEEPRAEVDHHQGLFGTTYLKGRAGTLFSCPTPAELCELPGVEFARVEFPAGGTFLGDIDNTNHRMGQVLVSAADEDELAARFDEVRAWFDARLVVAPQNVTGRELRAWGRETRPDADFRDPLWH